Part of the Balaenoptera musculus isolate JJ_BM4_2016_0621 unplaced genomic scaffold, mBalMus1.pri.v3 scaffold_89_arrow_ctg1, whole genome shotgun sequence genome, agggctcgaacccatgtcccctgcattggcaggcagattctcaaccactgcgccacctgggaagcccagtAGAACTTTTTAAAGGGATTTTATGCAGACATATAAGACAGATAAACATGCAGACATAAACAGAGATCTTGTTATAATTTTAGCTGTGTGTCAGGTATATTAACATAAAGCTCATtagtttatttcctctttatatttttattcaaaccATTTGTTTCTGACACAAATGGTAAATAGGTAACTATTTACCAATATTTGTGgagacttttaagatttttcatgtgtttagtttccaaatagctttttgttttcttttttccttctgatgagaATCATCTCCCTGAAGTTtgtatttcagcagaaactaacacaacattgtaaagcaattatactccaataaagatgttttataactaaataactaactaaataaaaaatatacatctatcaaattaaaaaaaaaagaaaagagagagatggcttTCAGGGCCTAGAGAAGACATGGTAGaaaatttacatctcaaaggcacagagaaaggaTGTAAGTTTTCTCCAGAAAGGAGTTTGGGGGCATATTTGCCTATTATCAGATGTCTAAGGTAATTATTATTCAaatgttccttctttttcttaagtGCAGGACAATTAATTATGTTTCCAATGTCTTGATCTTTTACAATATCTGCAAGCATTTTTAGGTGAGTAGAGGAAGTTTGGGGATAGATAAGCATCAGGTGGACTTTGAATTTCTTCTAGAACTgctttttaggtttttttaaaagatttgtaaGAAAAGGAcagttgtattttgttttttggttttttttttcatgactgcTAAGCGGATTTTATTTTTGCCAAGAATGTAGAAAGACACTGAAGGTTAAGTTTTAAGCTGAGCTCTCAGTGGCGAGGTGACTCTCCTCCTGAAGAGGGCTGAAGCATCCTGAACTTCGAAAGCTCCAGGTTTAGGTCCAAGAAGGTGTACGTGCTGTAATCATGATGCTGGAGATTCTTGTAGGTGGTGTTGTCAAACAGCTCAGCTGGGGTGGCCGCTGGCGCGGACTTTTTTGGTGGACTATGCTTCTTGGGATTCAGTGGCAatcccttttcattctttcttgattctgcagagagagaaactgtAGAAACAAGTCCTCGAAACACTCCTGCTTCTAGGAGCACAGTCTTCAGCACCCCTGCTCCTCCTTGCCGCAGCAGAAGCGAGGCCGCCATGGCCTTGACTGGGGCGCGGGCAGGGCGACCGACCAGGCGGGTGCAGGTCGCACCGGACTGACGCGGCCGCAGCGTGCTCAGGACAGttgttttttaattcctcaaaTAATTGACTCACAGCCTGAATGATATCAAGGGGCTGACCCATTCATCCAGCTACATTATCGTTATATAAGGGAGAAAAGATCAAGCTAAGATGGATAAAAGACTCCTGTGTTTTAGATTTAGAGTTGTGTGTCTTTGCAATGATTTAATAAATCCTCCCACAAAGGCTTCacaatgttttcttttccctgtaaGTACATAGCTCTATTTTAGCTTGGggggaataattttaaaaatatatttctatcaggctctgaatatcagcCTCCAATTTGGCCAACATCAGACCTAGAGCtcctttaaaaattcctttcaagTATTTAAACTAAAGTTTTACCTATCAGGTGActcaaaaccaaaaccaataaCTAATTATGGATGCAAAAGTCGTCCCAAAGAGGGTGCAAATGTGAAGGCTTCCCAAGATCCAGACCCACTCCCAAGatagccaaaagaaagaaagacttaaCTTCCTAAGAGCTGGCAATTGTCAGTAGGACTTTAGTTGCAAATAGGGTACAACCCACATGTTTTGTCCAGCCACATTCTTGGGGCCTTGAATCTGACAGTTAGCCACCTGCACATGCAAGAACCAATACTTGCATGCCCCAACACGTGGAAAGCCAAGTTGAGTCCTCAGAGCACAAAATGAGagataaataggaaaacaatagctGTTCCCAGGAGGAAAATAATCAATGGGTACCCCTCAAACCAAATTCACAGGAGTTACAAATCAAAGAACTAATTCTCACAATTTTTTTTGCTAATCTgaatttgggaaagaaaagacTTTTACCACACTTGCTCAACTGGTCCCCACAGGCAGAGATATGAAAGACTGACATCGTAAGAATTCTTACCTACTGCCAGCTGTTGCCAGAGGTCCAAGATCTCTGACTGCAGCTTCTGGACCAAGCAAGGTGTCTCCAGATGATGGAGTCCCTTCATAGTTACCAGAAACTCTAAgggaggaaaagtttttcctcaaccctcttagggtccctggctgggttTGACAATTAAACTGACAAATATAGATTAACAGgtaaaaagcatacaaatttattcaGTATAAGTTTCACATGAGACTGGAgacttcataaggaaatgaagaccaaaAGAAACATTTAGACATGCATATTTTATGCTATGTTTGATGAAGAGTACACAGTCAAGGAGGAATATTATAGGTTAAAGAGTATGATGTAATTGTAGTAAACTGGGGGAGTCTTGGCAAAGCTGTTCTTGGTGTCCTTTTGTCTTTGGAGCTATGGATGTTCCTTTCCTCATAGTGTAGGTAGGGCATCTCTCACATGAGGGTTTTATGTCCTGTTTCAGAGAAGTGGGGGGAGTCAGAGTGacttcctgcttctgccattttATCAAACTTTTTCaccttaaaatattcaatatggcAAGCTGCCATATTTTGGGATAGCACTTCCTGAACCCCATCACTCTCCAGTTAATTCTTTCCTGTTTTGCCCCTTATATCATTGGAAACTTCAAGTtgatctcctttttctttttttcttcatgagccACATTTAAATGCATGGCACTTCACCAGATTTAATCAGCACTTCCCACTGTATTCTGAACACATTTAGGGtgtacatttaattaatttagtttcaCCTTCTTTGCATGATTTGACAGTTGAGGATAAAGAAGAATCTCTATCCCAAAATTAAGCTTTTTTTGGAGTTAATTACTAAGAATAGCAACATGTTAATAAGAATGGCCTTTCCCTGTCTTGGATGAACACATAtgacatacatatgtatgtatgtcacAGCATTTTTAATAAAGGCGAACTTGAATTTCATGAGATATAAATGATAtcaaatgttatataaaatgaGTTTCTGAGTTAATTAGGGAAAGAAAGTAACTTGAGTAAACATTATGGAAAATAACCTAGGACACATTAACTTAAAAAGGTTGTTTGCCTACATTTTGTGGCTATCTGTTTGTCAAAACCAAGACTTTAATTAATACCATGTAGAAAGTTTCTGGCACCAGGTAGAATTTTGTGATTTGGTTCAGTCCTACCTCTTGCCCTTCAATGATTTTTCTGAATGACTATCTTAGAATGCATCTGCGAtaattttccaactttttttctagaaaaattcttaattttggaatcataaaattttttcctgtgtttcccactttaGTATTGATTAGTACACACATTCTTATTCATTACAATATGTTCAGTGTGAACTCAAagtcacagtttatttattctccTTCAGAATAAATTAAGTATACAACTCTTTCTGTgatattcttttgttttaattaaagaaaagatatttttatatttgttaaaacagTAAAGAAGACTTTATTCAGGATATTTGCTATCGTTGTCAAGACTATCAAAATAAAGGAGAGAGATCAGCCGCAACTCTGAATATAGCTAAGACAACTGGGGATTTATAGCTAGTGAGCAGAATGAGGGGAtcattaaatggaatattactaaaataatacattaagGGTAGGGGATTTCTTCCTAAACCAACTTAACAGGATTAGTGCTAAAAGaaggccagggtgatcagatatcaagggtggggGATCGtctctaaactgacttagcaggattttTGCTACAACTGGACTAGGCAGGCCAAATACAGGGCCCAAGGATGAGGCCTAGTTTGAAAAAGGACTCAGAGGAGTCTATCTAAAGTCTAGTCAATGGGAGAGTCTTTGTCAGTTCCTCCTCTTGTTCAAGGACAGAAGagaaattcttctttcttttgaacAATATGAGTTTTTCATTTGGTCACCTTTCATTCAGTAAAGGCCAGCTGAACTATCTGTTGGGACTTGGTAGTAGAGGACATTTGCTACATAGTGTAAACCACCAGGCATTTCACTGATGTTGTAGGttatgaaaagaaagacaaagattaATGGCTAGAGCAGACTATAAACCCATTTCAATGATGCTGTGGgttatgaaaagaaaagcaaatattaatggcTAGAGCAGACTATAAACTCATTTTCTGTGCCCAGAGGACAGCAAGTTGAGATTTCTAGATGTTGGGAGAAGATTTCCAGATATTAAACTTCTGCTCACAGATCTTCTTTAGATAGTCCTAATAAGGATCTGAGCAATCTGGTTTTAGTTATTAATGATGCCAAGTCaatggagagggagaaaaattagTAACATTAGTTTGGAGAGTTGTATCTAGATGTTggaggaaactagaagaattGAGGATTTGGTAAGGAATAACAAAATGTGCAATCCAGTTTATAGGTAGGCAACAAAACCATATGAGCCTCAGATCATAAATTAGTGTGTTTAGGAAGAAAGGTATCCTTAGACTTTCTACGTTTTgattaaagattttgtttttctcccctaTAAAGCAATATATCCtaattatacaaaattttaaaagttaaaacaagtagaaggaagaaaaagcactCATAGTTCTGCATCACAGAATCACTATTAACATTAAATTTAACTCCactgtattttctcccattctttaaatacttaaaaattttcctttttacataattatgattataatatacatacagatttatctttttaaaattttctcaagttGGGATTAGTTATTTTTCAACATAAATTTAATAGCTATAGGATATGATATTGAATTAATATACTAGAATTTACTTCAAAATTGTCCTATTGTTGTATATTAggatgttttattaattttctgtttatcatAGTGTTTAGAAATCTGTAATTATTTAGACTGTTTTACCACACATCGTGTTAGAAGGGATCCAAAAGCACTGTATTATAAAATTAAGGTATAGTCTTCACTGCAGAGAGAAATCACAGCAAATTGGTGACAAAAAATTAGTCATAGCATAGAGAAAATTGTTTTACTGTCCAGTTATtagctttaaaatattatggtATAAAGTTGAATGCAAGGCCTGTAGATATACATATTCTCTCTTACATTGAAATCACTCAGTAGACAAAAACCCCAGTACTTATGTTTAAACCATTTGGAAAAGGACAtttctgaaaattgaaaaaaaatgataaaataaatcagaCCGTAGCACTGGCTAACAaagactttcttttaaatattgataGTTGCGGAATGCTGTCTGGGACTTATATCAAAATTCTTTCACTTATATGCCAATTATAACTGCACTTACTTGGGCCATTTGACATTCATCATCTGGAGAGACTTCTAAGGTAATTAACTAtccatgtatttgtttatttatagtcTATTTGGTTACCCAAATGACCTTCAAATCTGCTCTAGGCCTCTTTTCTGCTAGACTTCTGCAGCTGCCTAATCAAAGCACTATGTTAGGCAAGCAGAGAGAAACTAAAATTCTTGGAGACCatcatttttatcttaattaaataacagaaaagtacatacatacagaataaaaaatagaggACCAGTAAACCATACAAGGTGGCCTGTGATAGACCACTTAAAATCACAAAGATTACTTATGCTTGCCCAGATTACCTTCAAGGAAGAAGATTTATTATTAAATTGCACAGAAAACTTAGGTATCATGGGAACCCTTTTTGCAACCATCTAGTCTTCCTGGACCTAAGCAGTTCTAAGACTAGGCTTCCTGAAGAATCAGAGTTACAGTAGTTCATTATCATCCATAATACATACATAACTCATTGTCTAGTACTCTGTGTTTATGGGTTTACCTCCTTATTGAACAAAGTTTCACATCAACCCACCATGTGGGAGGATGAACTCCCTCATGTCCATCACCTCAGATAACAAATCCTGGTTGTCAGTTTTGATGAATTTGACACACATGTGACAAGCCTACAAGGCCGTCTATGATCTGGTGCTTGATCGCCTGCTGACTATAGGTTGTAATGCTATCCTCCTTGCTCAATTTATTCCAGCTAGTGGGCCTTTCTGTTCTCTAAAACACTGAGTTCACACCAGCCTCAGAGCTTTTGCATTCACTGTTCCAATTGCCTGGGATATATTTCCACCAGATCTTCCTATGGCAGACTCCATTCActtcaaatgtaatttttatggTCCTTTGTAATACTGACTACCCACATcacatctttctcttttcccttacctctcttatttttcataattcttatTACAACCtgacattatattatatacttacttgtttatttgcttatcaGTTTGTCCCTTCGCTAGAATATGAACTCCTTGAGAGCAAGgactgtctgttttgtttactgctcaGTTCCCAGGAGAGATATGGAACAAAGGAATGTCTATCATTTGAAGTACTTTACAAATTGAAGTACTTGCTCGTGGTGACGTTattcatatgaaatatatatttacttacaaGACCTTTGACAAAGAATATCTCCTCAACCAAACTCtagccaggctcctctgagccctcttatCAACTAGACCTCAACGTTGGCCTATAAAAACACTTGAATAAATACTAACATAGTTTCTAACAGCTCCAGGCTACATCCCTAGGATGACTCTTGTCCCCCTTAAAGTGCCTGCTTGAGAAAACAAAAAGCTTCTcaaaaaatttactgttttttcaGTCAAAACCTTAAAATGGAAGACCTGTCTTCAGATctgtgtgggagggaaggaatcTAACTTCAAGAAGCACCAGTTAACAAATCCAGGTAGATTTCACATGGATTAACCcaatcctttccctttttttgtaatttttcattttcctaactcTATTAAGCCTCTACTCAATCCCCTTTCTATTCCctcattctccttttaaaataccCTGTTACCTCTGCACAAATCAAATTTGAGTTTAGTTAACACTGGACTCTTTTATTTATTGCAATActatattcataatttaaaagacaatctctaaaataaatggtgctgggaaaaaaatgaatattcactgtaaaagaataaaactactACTGTAtcataccactcacaaaaattaacttgaaatgggctaaagacttaaatgtaagactggaaaccataaaacttctagaagaaaacagaagaaaaagctcCTTGAAATGGGTCTTGAccatgattttttggatatgacatctaaagctcaagcaacaaaatcaaaaataaacaagtgggactacatcaaattaaaaagattCTGGACACCAAAATACATGATcagctaaaagaaaagaaaatgtatggaatgagaaaaatatttgcaaaacatatatctgataaggaattaccatccaaaatatacaaataactcatacaactcagtagcaaataaaataaaaaaataaaaaacgggcaaaagacctgaatagacatttttccaaagaaaatatatgaatggccaataggcacatgaaaggtgctcaacattagTGATAATTATGGAAATGCAAGTAAAAACCACAATATCTCCTCATGCCATGTTAAAATAACTGTTATTAAAGACAAATAGCAAATGCcagcaaggatatggagaaaagggaacgcttgtgcactgttagtggaattgtaaattgttacagccattatgaaaaatagtatgcagattcttcaaaaaattaaaaatagaactaccatatgatctggtaatttcacttctgggaatatatttgAAGGATATAAAAACACTATGTGGAAGAGATAGCTGCacaccccatgttcatagcagcattatttacaatagacaagacatggaaataacctcagtgtccaatgacagatgaatatATCTGTCATAAgtacaaactcatagaaaaagagatcagatttgtggttagtGGGGGATAAGGGGTGGGGGGATTTGGGTAAAAGTCATCAAAAgttacagacttccagttatgagatgaataagttctgggggtgtaatgtacaacctgatgactatagttaacactgctgtattagtatgtttgaaagttgttaagagagtagattcCAAGAATTtccatcacaagggaaaaaaatgttttttccttctttttctttttgagtttttttgtatatgagatggtggatgttaactaaacttattgcagtaatcatttcacaatacatgaaagtcaagtcattatgttgtacaccttaaatttatgcattgctacatgtcaattatatcacaataaaactgaggaaaaaaaatctgtccttaCCACTTTAACTAGAGTCTAGGTTTGTTTATCTTTGACACCTTTTATAGAGCAAAGCATATACATTTGAGATAaccttatttctattattattggcACAGTGAAACTATAGAAGAATATCAACTTTTATATTAATGTCTTTTCCAAAACAATATAAGAAGTCATATgtaatttttctggtttttgatgCCATAGTGGAAGAACCACCTTTCCAAATAAATTGACATTGGCTTAATTTGGTTTAAAACAtattcttaagaaagaaaaactagtaaaatttcaggaatgcaagaatATTTCCCTACACACTTTTTTTAGCATGAACTATTccaaatttaaaatactgaaaatgtccTTAACTTCCTGATTCCTGAAAGGGTTGTTCTtggctcaaaaatatttttaagggttTTGAATTCCTTGTAGATTTATATAGCATTGTGACAGGTTTAAATTCCTCAAAATACATGTAGAGggctttatttgttttgttttgttttgtttggatctTCCTATACATTTTTAAGTTCCAacattcatcaaaaaaaaaaagcaggcagacATAGAATAAACAGAGCAACACGTTATTTAAAGCCAATGACAGTAATCAAGGCCAAATGACACACGAGACTGTAAGAAGCAGCTAGAAAGCCCTTACCTTTatccaattttctctttctctattttactTGAGATTTATGAACAAGGGGAATTTACTCCCTGTGTAGATTGTTTTAAACATTGGCAAAAGAGAGCGTGTGAAATCACACACATACTGAACTATCCAGTAATATAGCTACAGTGCATTTCCCTAATCTGTCACATTGGTGCATAATCAAGGTggcttttataaagaaaattattatggtattataaatttttatgcCTACAGTATTAGCCATTGTCAAATACTCTTGACTTTCTTCCTCTGAACTTTCTTCCATATTCTTGACATTATTAGATTCTTAGGTCATACATGGTATAAACAAAAGACTTGGTTGACACAGCATTGTTGGAGAGCTAACTTTAAACATAATAAAGAGTTCCTATTATATCTACTTGAATATTTTGAGTAACATCTCCCAACTACTGTCCTACCAGAGTGTTTTCTTTACAATTTTGAGTTATATAGCCCTTTTGCAAGAAAACACAGCCATTTTGTTATCTATACtgtattgttaaaatattaagtttCAGAAAATTTTGTCCATAATCTGACCATTTAAAAAACTCAAAGTCATCCTTGTCTATATTAAACCTCAAACTGAAATTATGCCTTGCAAAAGTTTTATATCTCCctcccttattatttttttaacatctttattggagtataattgctttacaacggtgtgttagtttctgctttataacaaagtgaatcagctatacatatatacttttagtTTGGTTCCattgtttttaaacttctcacaataaaacagaataaataaacaacattCTGATATGGCACAGGAAGAGGGTTTCCTTTGACTATATTTTAGGAAGTAGCTAGACTTGTGTTGCTGAGCAAGACAAATAAATGAGACCATTGTATTGCTTTAGGTTAAAACAACAATTACAGAGCAACTTCCCCATAGCAAGTGCCACTTGTTAAGTAAgtgcataaaaaaataatgagaccTTGATAACTGCTGCATTgggaaaataacttctaaaaagGTGAAAATAGC contains:
- the LOC118889521 gene encoding NADH dehydrogenase [ubiquinone] flavoprotein 3, mitochondrial-like, with the translated sequence MAASLLLRQGGAGVLKTVLLEAGVFRGLVSTVSLSAESRKNEKGLPLNPKKHSPPKKSAPAATPAELFDNTTYKNLQHHDYSTYTFLDLNLELSKFRMLQPSSGGESPRH